Sequence from the Thunnus maccoyii chromosome 11, fThuMac1.1, whole genome shotgun sequence genome:
gtttatctgaagctaattaTCTCAGCTGTAACAGTTCTGTAGCCACTCTTGATACATTTTTGTATCTGCACATATATGCACTGTCCAAATATCTCTGTATGTTCCCTTAAACCATTTGGCAAACATCTGCACATTAACAAAAACTTgaattctgtatttatactgtgtacagATCAGTCCTGCTCAGAGTCTGAACGCAtatgaaccatttctactgaCAGAGTCTGCATTTATAGATATTATGATACTAAATTCATAATTTAATAATCCAGGTTATGATTATAATGTTACATAAACTgtagaaattatttatttggcCAAATGTTTTAGAGAAGGTggaaattatataaatacagtatatctcacATCAAATTATAGTTTACCGAACAACCCAATCACTAACTGATTTCCAATAAAGGGTTGTGTTGGCCTGGTAAAAGACCTCCATGAAGGCTAGTCTCGTATATCCTCACTCAAGCCTCCTCAGGGATCCCTCCTCGTTCTTCAGAGCAGAAATAGGGGAACTGGAATGGCCTTCATGCATATCCGGGTGAAGCAAGGAGAGTAAGAAATCATTGAAAAAATGGAATTGGCTTGTACTCAGAAAGTGTAACACTACATTTTACCAtgtcacacataaacactcaaaTTGTTAAATCGTTGAAAAATCTTGTGAAAGGAAGGTAAATGGGAAAATAGTGTTTTGAGCCATACATCTGCTTAAGCATGTGGATATATGAGATTTCTGAGGTCCAAAAACTGGATGCTATATGTTTTATTGTGACTACGGTGGGCCTGTGCAGGTTTTTCATGGGTAACCTGCACTTACAACTTGACTTTTAAAACTCTCACACTCGAAACTCAAAGATTTATTGAGTTTTCTcaacttcttttgtttttacagtgtacaaCTAATATTCTGTACCAGCAAGAATGACATGGCAACCATAATAAGAATGCAAAAGTTGCCAATGCAGAGGATGACGAAAAACAAGAATGAGAAACAGAGTGTCAAGTGATACTCATTAGTCAAGTAatagatggagggagggaaCTGATGAGGCCTGAGATGAAGTTGATCAGAGAAAGcaaagtgggggggggggggggggggggggggacttcaGTCTCTgctggacagaaaaaaatagtacTAGTAGATAAGTGAGCTGATGACAAAAGGCATCCAGAACTCAGAGAtgcctcttttccttttctctatGATGATGAAGACCCCAGAAGCAGCTGAACTCTGCTTCCCACAACTCCTTAACAATTCCTGCAGGAAACCTTTGCCACCTCAGTCTGATGCCCTGCTTGCTTATATCCTGCTGtccttcatctctctgctcACTGTGACTCTCAACCTTCTGGTCATCATCTCCATCTCCCACTTCAGGCAGAGATAAACTAACTAAgctaatatattttaaaaaaaatatattttcataatgAGAATTTACAAGAAGAAATGTAATTGAGGTGGCACATAGATTTCATTTTCAGACCATCTAATGTAAAACCTGCagttaataattgttttgtattttaaaatgcttaCTTGAGAAAATCAAAATGCTGTTATGTTAAGTATGTGcttcctactactactgttactgacAAACTATCATTGATGATAATCTCACAAGTTATGATATTCTTCCTTCTCAGGCAACTACACAACCCAACcaacctcctcatcctctctctggCTGTCTCAGACTTTCTCGTTGGGCTCCTGCTGATGCCGGTTGAAATCCTTCTTACAGAGGCCTGCTGGTTCTTTGGTGACCACATGTGTGCTCTGTACTATATAGTAGAGTTTATCATTACCTCCTCTTCAGTTGGAAATATGGTGCTCATATCGATTGATCGTTATCTGGCTATCTGTGATCCTCTACAATACACCAACAAAGTTACTCTGGACAGaacaaaaatatgtgtttgtctgtgttggaTCTGCTCTGTTCTCTATAACAGTCTGATTTTAAATAACTTTCTGAGACAACCTGATGGACAGAATTCCTGCTATGGAGAGTGTGTAGTTATCCTCAACAATATCACAGGAGCTGTTGACTTTGTCTTTACCTTTATAAGCCCAATTAGTGTCATTATATTTCTATATGTGAGAGTATTTGTGGTGGCTGTGTCTCAGGCTCGCACTATGAGGTCTCACATTGCAACTGTCGCACTCCAACGTTCAGTGAAAGTAACTGCTAAAAAATCTGAGATGAAAGCAGCCAGGACTCTTGGTGTTGTAGTAGTTGTGTTTCTTATATGTATCTGTCCATATTACTCTCCAATCTTTGTAGGACAGGATATTGAAGACAGCAGTTCATCCTCACCTTTTGCAAtctggttgttttattttaactccTGTCTAAACCCTGTGATCTATGCCTTTTTCTACCCCTGGTTCAGAAAATCTATTAAATTCATTGTTACACTTCAGATACTGCAGCCTGACTCCTGTAATGTTAGAATAATGTAGAGAAAGACACAGGAGTAACTTCAGTAGAACTTTCTGGGAAGATGGGAATAGTTTGCTTTGTTAGCTGAAGTAAATGTCTAATGCCttattttaaaatcttcatTAATCATTTCCCTATcagacaatcaattaatcacgTCAATTTTACAACATTACAACATTTGAAACTATCACCCACCATCTGGGGCAGAGTGGATATAAAATTGGAAAAAAGGACTTTCGACTCCGACCAGCTCACAAAACCCACGTGGGGACACATCATCAAATATGGTCCATAtgataatttgattaaatatgataatttgtggaaatatgcatgaaaatggaaaagcCTAATGTACAATGTTGTACAAttataatatattcatataattttgtaaggttttattgttattttcactGTGTCAGATCAGGTGATTTTATAATTGCAGTTTGTGAAATTATGAGGTGGATGAAATAATGAGTCAGAAACAAATTTTCATACTACAGTCCACAACTAGCACAACAAAGCAAATTCTCAAAAACTACCATCTACTAATATAACTAAAACTGTATccacaaaaactgaacattgatAAGTAAGGTAACTGGTATTCATTGCAGTTCCATCTGcaggtatttgtatttgtcatGTTCACCTCTGTCTGCATTAGTGTAAGATAAGAATTCATACTGAGCAGTACAGCAACAAATAAAGCAccatacatattttaattttagtgGCTTTCCTTCATTAAATCCTTGTGTAATGAGTTCTGTGTAAAGTTGCAATGGGAGAGGAGTTATTTCAGGCACCTTTAGTTCGAGAAGTAAAAATCCCATAAATTCTCTCCATAGACAATGTTACGTGGTTCACAGTTGGAGCTCTTCTACAGCTTGAATCAGCATAAAACTTTCCcagttaaatcatcagtactaaagatgaacaactgtgttagaaaatatctggttctgcCAGGGAAGAAGTTTCAGAATTCAGTTAGCTGCACTGCTGTCAGTGATGCGCATGTCAACATGACAGGCCTTTGGCTGACTGTAGAGGCAACAGGGGGTATTTGTGCATTGGGGAGCTCTGGAGAAACTTAGTGATAGgggacagaaaataaaaatgttcccaaTCAACATACAGCAAATGTAtttcaaaatatacagtaccactcaaaagtttggacacatcttcccattcacttaaatgagaaagaaaagcaactCTTATATTCttaaatatattgttaaatactgtatatttaaaagttGTTAGGGGAGGGGTTCTAGTCTTTctttaaacaatagtcaggtgcccaaatgaacattgtgTAACCCCAATAAATTTAACAGACTCTAAACTCCACTGTTTAACTCCACTTGTTTATAGTTTACAGTGGCATAAGAAAGTTACCGTAGTTAAACCTTCATTGATTTTTGtataaacattcattcatatgTTAACCTCATTTACCTACATTTAACAGATATTCAGTCAAATTTAATGCTAGTTATTGTTGTAGTTTGACTAAAAGTCCAGAGGGTGGCAGTAAGCGCCTGCAGAATGCACTGTTGTCAGTAGCGATGCGCAAGAGAAAGAaggtgggggagggggagtAAGAGACGAAGAAAAAGCGAACAGAATCCAgcacatggatgtattaagagaactgaatacaggaagagcgccaggctttgaagcaaatttgacatagcggcaAAACTGCAATTACGTCACGTGATGCTCACTGGTCCAAAAAGACTTTcccccatagacttacattgtgaaagagacgtctgtaaatcagcggataattttttttgagcatcacaacccctgcgaaatgacttgtctcactatcagaatttgatccattacgtctgatcacatttcaaaagcctagaagagccgcacgattgaattgtttcatccccattcaagttagccggagggctaaactggaagtagTTGATTCGGCCGGCGAAAGTCACTACCTtgcttgctctatgggccgcatAGATGCGGAAGCAATACGAAAGTTGtagaacttttttggcttcatgcaccactgagcaactttcatagtAATGAACGGGGCCCTGCCTCTGACGTTgcatccagttctctttatacatccatggtccaGCGTGTGTACAAGCGTTCATATAGAGTAAAAGAGAGGAAACgttgtttatatttgttgaagTCAGTGTTAAAGTTGCCCAGAAGAGACTTACCTTGTTCCAGGATATTATTGATTACCAGAGGATGAAGGAGGATCACCATTAGACGTGTTTTTGATGACAATTCTCCGGTGAGTGTTTTTACCTTTCAGTGCTAGCTTAAAAAATCGATGTTAGCTCATGCTCACTTTATGATggtggatgaaaaaaaaaaacagtcagagaaatgttttttttataattaaaacaagcactgaaaaaatttttttaaaaaaattgtgatGTGTGCATTTTCTGAGAAATGATATGTGATGTGAGATATTATTGCTGGCAGAAATTACTGCcttgtgaattttattttccatttatgggcatgtttttttatgttcattttgtgaACATTTAGGCAGCAATAAACTGATAACAGGTTAGAAAATAACCGTAAGATCTTGATATTAATCTGCATACTAAAAAAGGAATTGGTCATTAACTGAAGTTAACTTGTACGGTatgcaggttgttttttttggttgatCTTCTGAGAGTGGAACAGAGGACTCCAGCGAGCGGGAGGTATATCAAGGGTCACTGCTGTCACGTGTCAGGAGTGTCAGAGCCAAGACGCTGCTGGACTTGGACGATCTAGATCTCCATCAGGATTACAGATAAGCTTAAGCAAAATACCgaaaagaaataaaaggggGCCCcttaactgaactgaactgaactaaactttCAAGGAAATTAAACTATTTGTATCTgaggaggaaataaagaagGACTATAAAATTGTATTGAACTGAATGTTGATACTACCTTGGTATTAACAAAAGAACTGAAGGATggacaatttaatttaatttatttattcatttatttttggtttaATACTTGAAGAGCTCTAAAAAAAAGGGATACATTTAAATTGgtctattgttttattttaaaggggtatatatatatatatatatatatatatatatatatatatatatatatatatatatatatttaattttattactaTTAGCCAGATCTAAGTAATATGTGATGGGTAAAtcttgatttatatttttttccttgtgtgttGCCTTTATGGCCTAAGTTtgtacatgcttttattttgaaatgtgttttattttgaaatgggTTTTCTCTGCTGAGGGAGTCACGTGTGTACAATTCACTTCCTGTTAGTAGTGAAGAAGCTAGCTGAATCAGttctcctgtgtttgtgttcatccaAAGCAATTCACGCTGTAAACGCCACAGAGGCAATGTCGTAAGTATATAATTTCATGGTTGAatataaataattgttaaaaaggatatattatttacatgaaaaagAATTTGATTGgtttgtattaaaatatttcatttatatgtatttacatgGAGGAAAGCACATGTTGGAAAGTAAAATGGggatttgttttgtatttttgtgttacAGTTTTCACTCTGCCCTGTATGATACAAAAGAGGAACAGTAAACAGCAAAGAAAGCTCACTATGCCTCAAGTCAATCATTTGCAGAGAAGAGTTTAGCTAGTTGTATAGCTGCAGTTGCTACACTGTGGTGAGGACAACATagtgaaaagacatttaaaggcTGGTGTTGTACATCGTGGTAAGATGGATGGGAAACAAAATGACAAGATTTCAGTGGTTAGCAGGAGTTCACGGTCATCTGCATCGTCAAGTGGTTCATTAATACGTGCACGTGCCAAAGCAGAAGCAGCTAAAGCACGCCTTGCATTTGCTGAACAAGAAGCTAAAGCTAAGATAGAAAGAGCAGCTAAGGAGGCTGAGCAGAAGAAAGAGATAGCTGACAGAGAAGCTGAATATCAGAAGATAAAGGCTGACAAAGATGCTGCATATCACTTTGAGAAAGTAAAGAGGGATGCTGAGCTTGAAGAACTTGTTATACGccgagaagcagcagcagcagaggctgaagCAGCTGTGTGGGAATTAGCAGATGCCCAGGCATATCCGTTGGTGCTAGATGAGGTAGGCCCATCAGAGGAAGACAAAATGGAGCGGACAAGTGACTACATTACCTCTCACTTTGACCCACAATCACATAAAAGCTGTCCTTCAACTGACTTCCCAGATCAAGTAGCCATTATAGCTCACTCACCAAAAAGTCAGCCCCCAGCAAATGAGACATTATTTAGCCCTCGCAATCCCTTTAATCCAGAACATCGGACCCCTGCATTTCCAAATGAAACATCATATGCTAATGTCACTAGCCACTCTGACATTTTTGACTATGTGTATGTCCCGCCAGCAGTCAAAATGGAAAATCAGGCTTCGCACAGAGCACCTGACCAACAGAGTGATTCAAAAGAGTGTCAGTCCAACCTGAACAAGTCAGCACAGCCTTTCTATCCAAAGTCCATGCCTACAGCTTCCTACAGTGCACCCACAACTGAACACCTGGCGCAGTACTTGGCTCGGCGTGACCTGGTGAATTCAAGTTTATATCAGTTTGATGATAAGCCTGAACACTATCGTGCTTGGCAGTCTTCATACACCAATGTCACACAAGGGCTAGGCCTCACACCTACTGAGGAGTTGGACTTGATGATAAAATGGCTCGGTAGAGAATCCAGCAATCATGTGAAGCGTATACGGTCAGTACACATAACAAACCCAGTCACAGCACTTAAGAAGGCCTGGGATCGCCTCCAGGAATGTTATGCAGCACCTGAAATGATCGAAAGGTCTCTTTTCGACCGACTTGGCAATTTCCCAAGAGTTTCAGCAAAAGAACACGTGAAGCTACGGGAACTATCAGATTTGCTAATGGAAGTACAGTGTGCTAAGGAGGACGGTTACCTCCCAGCTCTCTCCTACTTGGACACTGCACGTGGTATCGAACCCATAGTTGCAAAATTGCCCTATGGGCTTCAAGAAAGATGGATTTCAGCTGGTTCAAAACAtaaggaagaaaataaaggaCAATTTCCACCCTTTGAATTTTTCAGCCAGTTCATAAGTTATGAGGCACGGAAGAGAAACGACCCCAGCTTTTCTATCCCAAGCGCTTGCAGCTCACCCACAAAGTTCGAAAGGGCCCCCTTTAAAGGCACAAGGAACCCCATTTCGGTTCACAAGACGGATGTTGattctacacacacacgtgcaagCAATGTGAAAGGTGTAAGTGACCCAAATAAGAGCTGCCCAATACACAGCAAGCCACATCCCCTTAAACGGTGCAAAGCTTTTAGAGCAAAGAACctggaagaaagaaagacttTTCTCAAAGAAAGAGGGATCTGCTTTAGGTGTTGTAGCTCAACCACTCACTTTGCTAAGGACTGTCAAAATGCAGTTAAGTGTATGGAATGTGAGAGCACCTATCATGACTCTGCCATGCATCCTGGACCTGCATCTCAAGTTAAGGCTTCTTCAACTTCACCACACAATGGCGGGGAGggagaagagaacaacactgCCACCACAGTTGTTAACTCAAGCTGCACTGAGGTTTGTGGGCCAGGACAAATTGGTCGATCATGCTCCAAGATTTGCCTGGCGAAAGTATATCGCAAGGGTCAACCAGACAAACACGTTAAGGCCTACGTCATCTTGGATGACCAAAGCAATAGGTCATTGGCACGGTCCAGTTTATTTGAGCTATTTAATGTAGAGTGTGAACCATACTCCTACTATTTGAAGACGTGTTCTGGCACCGTTGAAGCATCTGGGCGTAGAGCTGAAGCCTTCATTGTCGAGTCGCTGGATGGAAGGGCTATAATCCCTCTCCCACCACTCATCGAGTGCAATGATATACTCGACAATCGGTCTGAAATCCCGACTCCGAGTGCAGCTCGACACCATCCTCATCTTGCGAAAGTAGCAGAGCACATTCCTGATATCGACCCAACTGCTGAGATCCTCCTGTTGCTCGGCAGGGATGTAATAAGAGTGCACAAGGTCAGGGAACAGGTCAACGGGCCCCACAATGCCCCCTTTGCGCAACGGCTAGACCTGGGATGGGTGCTAGTTGGAGAAGTGTGTTTGGGAAGTGCACACAGGCAGACTGTCAACACCTTCAAAACAACTGTGCTTGAGAATGGTCGACCCTCACTCCTACAACCTTGCACAAGCTTCTTGCACATCAAAGAAAAGATTGATCATGGCACAGCAGCAAGTGATGGCAAGTCAGAGGTCAGTAAACCTGCAGAAGAGGTGTTAGGACAAACTGTCTTCAATCACACAGAACGTGACAACAAGCTGGCATCCTCAATTGAAGATGACATCTTCTTGAAACTGATGGGCAAAGAAGTCTACAGAGATGAGTCTAATAGTTGGGTTGCCCCACTCCCATTTAGGCAACCAAGGCAACGCCTACCCAACAACCGGGAACAAGCAGCCAAACGATTTGCGTCACTCCAGTGCAGTCTAAATAAGAGACCAGAGATGCAACAGCAATACATGGCCTTCATGGGAAAAATATTGGAGAACGGTCATGCAGAGGTAGCACCATCGTTGGGAGAGAGTGAAGAATGTTGGTACTTGCCAACCTTTGGGGTTTTCCACCCACAAAAACCAGGCCAAATTAGGGTGGTATTTGATTCAAGTGCCAAACACTTAGGTATTTCTCTCAACGACGTGCTCCTCACAGGACCCGATCTCAACAATACACTCCTTGGAGTTCTGATGAGGTTCCGGAAGGAAAAGGTTGCGATCCTGGCAGATATACAACAGATGTTTCACTGCTTCTTGGTGCGACAGGACCACAGGAACTACCTGAGATTCCTGTGGTACAAGGATAATGACATGACGAAGGAGATCATAGACTACAGAATGACGGTTCATGTTTTTGGCAACAGCCCATCCCCTGCTGTAGCTATCTATGGACTTAGAAGAGCCATCAAAGAGGGTGCACAAGAACATGGAACTGACACCGTCAACTTTGTGGAGCGCCACTTCTATGTGGACGATGGCCTTCTTTCTGTGCCAACTGATGCTGAAGCCATCGACTTGTTGCGCCGAACACAGACTTCCCTTGCTGAATCGAACCTCAGGCTTCACAAGTTTGTGTCTAATAGCCAAACTGTCTTGGAAGCTTTCCCACCTGAAGACTGTGCTGCAATCATGGAGGATGTGGATTTCTGTGGAGAGGCAGTCCTTACTCAACGCAGCCTGGGTCTTCTATGGGAGATAAAGAGTGACACATTCACCTTCTCTGTGGCCCATGACAGCAAGCCGTTTACTCGTCGTGGTGTCCTCTCCACAGTGAACAGTGTTTTTGACCCCTTAGGGTTTCTGGCCCCAGTAACAATCCAAGGAAGAGCCCTCCTCCGCGAACTCACAGCAGAGCTGTCTGATTGGGACACAACCTTACCTGAAGATAAGCTCAGTAAGTGGCAGGTGTGGCAAAACTCTCTTATGGACCTGAGACACCTTCATGTACCACGTACATACACCACAGCTTCTCTCGCCAAGGCAGTGCATGTAGAGCTGTGCGTATTTTCTGATGCATCTACCAAAGCCATTGGTGCTGTAGCATACCTGAAAACTGTGCAAGAAGATGGTGAAACCCATGTTGGATTCGTCATGGGGAAGGCCAAACTTGCACCCCAGTCAGAACCAACTATTCCAAGGCTGGAACTTTGTGCAGCAGTCCTAGCTGTGGAAATGGCAGACTTAATTCGTGACGAATTGGATTTGAAGCTGGATTCCATGAATTTCTTCACTGATAGCAAAGTGGTTCTGGGTTACATCTTCAATGAATCTAGACGCTTCTATGTCTATGTTCATAATAGAGTACAGCGCATTCGCCAAACCACTAAACCTGATCAATGGCACTACGTGCGTACAGAAGATAATCCTGCCGACTACGCATCGAGGTCTGTTCCTGCCTCACTCCTGGCGCAGACAATGTGGTTCACAGGACCTGACTTCCTGCTTAACCCTCCGAATGAACCAGAAGCAGTCCAGTCCTTTGACTTAGTGAAACCTGAGTTGGACCCGGATATCCGTCCACCAGTGAGGAGCTATGCCACACACCTCCAAGAGAAAGGTCTCAGCACAGAACGCTTTCAAAGGTTCTCCAGTTTCAACTCTCTTGTTCGAGCTATAGCACTCCTAATTCACATTGCAAGGTCTTACAATCTTTCCAATCACGGGGACAAGTGTAAAGGATGGCATAAGTGTGATCTACCTCGTACTCCAGAAGAACTATCTCAAGCTGAGGAAGTCATCATCTCAGCTGTTCAGAAGAGACCATTCCCAAAGGAATTTGAAGCCTTGACATCGAACAAGC
This genomic interval carries:
- the LOC121906757 gene encoding trace amine-associated receptor 13c-like; the protein is MPLFLFSMMMKTPEAAELCFPQLLNNSCRKPLPPQSDALLAYILLSFISLLTVTLNLLVIISISHFRQLHNPTNLLILSLAVSDFLVGLLLMPVEILLTEACWFFGDHMCALYYIVEFIITSSSVGNMVLISIDRYLAICDPLQYTNKVTLDRTKICVCLCWICSVLYNSLILNNFLRQPDGQNSCYGECVVILNNITGAVDFVFTFISPISVIIFLYVRVFVVAVSQARTMRSHIATVALQRSVKVTAKKSEMKAARTLGVVVVVFLICICPYYSPIFVGQDIEDSSSSSPFAIWLFYFNSCLNPVIYAFFYPWFRKSIKFIVTLQILQPDSCNVRIM
- the LOC121906755 gene encoding uncharacterized protein LOC121906755, giving the protein MDGKQNDKISVVSRSSRSSASSSGSLIRARAKAEAAKARLAFAEQEAKAKIERAAKEAEQKKEIADREAEYQKIKADKDAAYHFEKVKRDAELEELVIRREAAAAEAEAAVWELADAQAYPLVLDEVGPSEEDKMERTSDYITSHFDPQSHKSCPSTDFPDQVAIIAHSPKSQPPANETLFSPRNPFNPEHRTPAFPNETSYANVTSHSDIFDYVYVPPAVKMENQASHRAPDQQSDSKECQSNLNKSAQPFYPKSMPTASYSAPTTEHLAQYLARRDLVNSSLYQFDDKPEHYRAWQSSYTNVTQGLGLTPTEELDLMIKWLGRESSNHVKRIRSVHITNPVTALKKAWDRLQECYAAPEMIERSLFDRLGNFPRVSAKEHVKLRELSDLLMEVQCAKEDGYLPALSYLDTARGIEPIVAKLPYGLQERWISAGSKHKEENKGQFPPFEFFSQFISYEARKRNDPSFSIPSACSSPTKFERAPFKGTRNPISVHKTDVDSTHTRASNVKGVSDPNKSCPIHSKPHPLKRCKAFRAKNLEERKTFLKERGICFRCCSSTTHFAKDCQNAVKCMECESTYHDSAMHPGPASQVKASSTSPHNGGEGEENNTATTVVNSSCTEVCGPGQIGRSCSKICLAKVYRKGQPDKHVKAYVILDDQSNRSLARSSLFELFNVECEPYSYYLKTCSGTVEASGRRAEAFIVESLDGRAIIPLPPLIECNDILDNRSEIPTPSAARHHPHLAKVAEHIPDIDPTAEILLLLGRDVIRVHKVREQVNGPHNAPFAQRLDLGWVLVGEVCLGSAHRQTVNTFKTTVLENGRPSLLQPCTSFLHIKEKIDHGTAASDGKSEVSKPAEEVLGQTVFNHTERDNKLASSIEDDIFLKLMGKEVYRDESNSWVAPLPFRQPRQRLPNNREQAAKRFASLQCSLNKRPEMQQQYMAFMGKILENGHAEVAPSLGESEECWYLPTFGVFHPQKPGQIRVVFDSSAKHLGISLNDVLLTGPDLNNTLLGVLMRFRKEKVAILADIQQMFHCFLVRQDHRNYLRFLWYKDNDMTKEIIDYRMTVHVFGNSPSPAVAIYGLRRAIKEGAQEHGTDTVNFVERHFYVDDGLLSVPTDAEAIDLLRRTQTSLAESNLRLHKFVSNSQTVLEAFPPEDCAAIMEDVDFCGEAVLTQRSLGLLWEIKSDTFTFSVAHDSKPFTRRGVLSTVNSVFDPLGFLAPVTIQGRALLRELTAELSDWDTTLPEDKLSKWQVWQNSLMDLRHLHVPRTYTTASLAKAVHVELCVFSDASTKAIGAVAYLKTVQEDGETHVGFVMGKAKLAPQSEPTIPRLELCAAVLAVEMADLIRDELDLKLDSMNFFTDSKVVLGYIFNESRRFYVYVHNRVQRIRQTTKPDQWHYVRTEDNPADYASRSVPASLLAQTMWFTGPDFLLNPPNEPEAVQSFDLVKPELDPDIRPPVRSYATHLQEKGLSTERFQRFSSFNSLVRAIALLIHIARSYNLSNHGDKCKGWHKCDLPRTPEELSQAEEVIISAVQKRPFPKEFEALTSNKPVPLSSSLRCLSPTLQNNLICLGGRLKNANLEIGEKNPIILPKDDHVSLLLVRHHHAQVKHQGRHLTEGAVRAAGLWLLGGKRLINSVLHKCVTCRKLRGRIQEQRMADLPPQRLQTCPPFTYVGLDVFGPWLITTRRTRGGQAESKRWAILFCCMSSRAVHIEVIDSMDTSSCINALRRFFAIRGPAKQLMSDCGTNFMGACKELGISKNQPDSTVQRYLNQQGCSWEFNPPHASHMGGSWERLIGVARILDSMFLEQHTRLTHDVLCTLMAEVTAIINARPLIPVSNDPEDPFILSPSMLLTQKVGVPPPPGDFIDKDLLTKQWRQVQVLANKFWSRWSREYLPTLQHRRKWNKSHPNLQEGDLVLLKDSQAARNNWPMAIITKAFSGSDGRVRKVELKTTDQGHSKTFFRPVSEVVLLLAKNDVQRPA